The following proteins are co-located in the Veillonellaceae bacterium genome:
- a CDS encoding winged helix-turn-helix transcriptional regulator: MILQRFGMPIYLQVKNYILEKIKAGDYKPGSKLPTERDLSAELGISRNTVSAAYKELLMEGVLEARQGRGTFVKAVADDDFQIDAAGSKRERLLRLIDNAMAKAQELGFSFEQFAAIVRIRAQEKAVAVRSMRIAVVACAPEHVHHYVSQIGQTVNVSFEEISLLELRTGKVPAELLVACDLVVTAVEHKSEVADLMGGDKTKLITVAAVPNLEAVIKLARLVVGTTVGVVAVSSHYFELFESLLSKNMISGLNLQVCYSDDPEQLRKFIAQQSVIVVADERQNAVRRYAQEGQDIIPFYYEIDQGSLNQLLARLITPV; encoded by the coding sequence ATGATTCTACAACGTTTTGGGATGCCCATATATCTTCAGGTGAAAAACTACATTCTGGAAAAGATAAAGGCGGGTGATTATAAACCTGGTTCCAAACTGCCTACCGAGCGGGATTTATCCGCTGAACTTGGTATAAGCCGGAATACAGTCAGTGCCGCCTATAAAGAGCTTTTAATGGAAGGCGTGCTTGAGGCTCGACAAGGCCGAGGGACGTTTGTTAAAGCTGTTGCAGACGATGATTTTCAAATAGACGCCGCCGGTAGTAAGCGGGAGCGACTACTCAGGCTAATTGACAATGCAATGGCGAAAGCGCAGGAATTGGGTTTTTCATTTGAACAGTTTGCTGCTATTGTCAGAATACGGGCTCAGGAAAAAGCTGTTGCAGTTCGCAGTATGCGCATAGCAGTTGTAGCTTGTGCCCCTGAACATGTGCATCACTATGTAAGTCAGATTGGTCAAACGGTCAATGTTAGTTTTGAAGAAATTAGTCTTCTGGAGTTGAGAACGGGAAAAGTTCCGGCAGAACTTCTGGTGGCATGCGATCTTGTTGTTACAGCAGTTGAACACAAATCTGAAGTAGCCGATTTAATGGGAGGAGATAAAACCAAGCTAATTACTGTAGCTGCCGTTCCGAACTTAGAAGCTGTTATTAAATTAGCGAGACTGGTAGTAGGAACAACAGTTGGAGTGGTTGCTGTCAGCAGTCATTATTTTGAATTATTTGAATCATTGCTGAGCAAGAATATGATTAGCGGGCTTAACCTTCAAGTTTGTTACTCCGATGATCCCGAACAGCTACGGAAATTTATTGCGCAGCAAAGCGTTATAGTGGTGGCCGATGAACGCCAGAATGCTGTTCGACGATATGCGCAAGAAGGTCAGGATATAATACCCTTCTATTATGAGATTGATCAGGGGTCTTTAAATCAGCTGCTGGCCAGATTGATTACGCCAGTATAA
- a CDS encoding methylaspartate mutase subunit S has protein sequence MENKVKVVLGVIGADCHAVGNKILNHAITAAGFEVVNLGVLVPQEDFVNAAIETDAKAILVASLYGHGEIDCRGLRDRCREAGIGNILLYVGGNLVVGKTDFAEVEKKFTEMGYDKVYAPGTLPDQVTEDLRSDLKKRGLLSE, from the coding sequence ATGGAGAACAAGGTAAAAGTAGTTTTGGGTGTTATCGGTGCAGATTGTCACGCTGTAGGTAACAAAATTCTCAATCACGCTATTACCGCAGCGGGGTTTGAAGTGGTTAATCTGGGAGTTTTAGTGCCGCAGGAAGACTTTGTGAACGCTGCAATTGAAACTGATGCTAAAGCTATATTAGTAGCTTCGCTTTATGGACATGGTGAAATAGATTGCCGGGGACTTAGAGATCGCTGCCGTGAGGCTGGAATTGGCAATATTCTTCTCTATGTCGGCGGTAATCTTGTAGTTGGTAAAACTGATTTCGCCGAGGTTGAGAAAAAATTCACCGAAATGGGTTACGATAAGGTTTATGCGCCAGGTACACTGCCTGATCAAGTAACGGAAGATTTAAGAAGCGATCTTAAAAAGCGGGGGCTTTTAAGTGAATAA
- a CDS encoding MutL protein, translating to MNNVLLIDFGSTYTKITAVDVEREAILGTARGITTVETDIMDGLNQALEDLFQKTGKLEFVKVLGCSSAAGGLKMVAVGLVPELTAEAAKRAALGAGAKILGVFGNELSEYEIEEIAAMKPDIILLAGGTDGGNKEVILHNANMLKNLGQDVPMVVAGNKSVTPTIVKILSETMTEVRHTENVMPKLNELNIQPARETIREIFLKRIIAAKGLNRANKFVDKMVMPTPAAVLTAAELLSIGGPNETGLGDLMVVDIGGATTDIYSIAKGDPTKANVALRGLPEPFAKRTVEGDLGMRYSAGALLKAAGANIIAGYAGIPEEEVVRYVDKVAQEIEYLPKGEKEEKTEIAMGRACTSVSADRHAGHLETVYTLYGPAFVQVGKDLTAVKTVVGTGGVIINNPQPEEILSGIMFDHSVPHILKPQEPEYLIDSDYILASMGLLGGEYPDLAVRLMKKYIVRRE from the coding sequence GTGAATAATGTATTGCTCATTGATTTTGGCAGTACTTATACCAAAATCACGGCAGTAGATGTTGAGCGCGAGGCTATTTTGGGTACGGCCCGCGGGATAACAACAGTCGAAACTGATATCATGGATGGCTTGAATCAGGCTCTTGAGGATTTATTCCAAAAAACCGGAAAGCTTGAATTCGTCAAAGTGCTAGGCTGTTCGAGTGCGGCCGGAGGACTTAAAATGGTGGCCGTTGGTCTGGTGCCGGAACTCACGGCGGAAGCTGCAAAACGTGCAGCGCTAGGAGCAGGAGCAAAGATTCTCGGGGTATTTGGCAATGAGTTAAGTGAATATGAGATTGAAGAAATCGCGGCAATGAAACCTGATATTATCTTGCTGGCAGGTGGCACAGATGGCGGCAATAAAGAAGTCATTCTCCATAATGCCAATATGCTAAAAAACTTAGGCCAAGATGTGCCGATGGTAGTTGCCGGCAATAAATCGGTTACGCCGACGATAGTAAAGATTCTTTCTGAGACGATGACCGAAGTTCGTCATACTGAAAATGTCATGCCTAAGCTTAATGAATTAAATATCCAGCCGGCCCGGGAAACCATCCGCGAGATATTTTTGAAACGAATTATCGCAGCCAAAGGGCTCAACCGAGCCAACAAGTTTGTCGATAAAATGGTCATGCCGACCCCGGCAGCCGTTCTTACGGCAGCTGAATTGCTGTCAATAGGCGGTCCGAATGAAACTGGGCTAGGCGATCTTATGGTAGTTGATATTGGTGGTGCAACAACGGATATATACTCGATAGCCAAGGGTGATCCGACCAAAGCAAATGTTGCCCTGCGTGGTTTGCCTGAACCGTTTGCTAAGCGGACGGTAGAAGGTGACCTCGGGATGCGCTACAGTGCCGGAGCGCTGCTCAAGGCGGCCGGAGCTAATATAATTGCCGGCTATGCCGGGATACCGGAAGAAGAAGTTGTCCGATATGTCGATAAAGTAGCTCAAGAAATTGAGTACCTGCCGAAAGGCGAAAAGGAAGAAAAAACGGAAATTGCTATGGGGCGGGCCTGTACCAGTGTTAGCGCCGATCGTCACGCTGGTCACTTGGAGACAGTTTATACATTATACGGCCCGGCGTTTGTTCAAGTTGGCAAAGATTTAACAGCCGTAAAGACAGTAGTCGGCACGGGTGGCGTAATTATCAATAATCCTCAACCTGAGGAGATTCTCAGCGGTATAATGTTCGATCACTCTGTTCCGCATATTTTGAAACCGCAGGAACCTGAATATCTGATCGACAGCGATTATATCTTAGCGTCAATGGGTCTTTTAGGTGGAGAATATCCGGATTTAGCTGTTCGACTAATGAAAAAATATATTGTGCGGAGGGAATAA
- a CDS encoding methylaspartate mutase subunit E has product MELKNKKWTHAEFNAVREEVLKQWPTGDEVNFEEAVKYHETIPAKRQFAKRLIKAKKNGETLTQPRAGVALINEHINLLNFLRTEGEADLLPTTIDSYTRQNQYKEAENGIEESKRAGRSLLNGFPAVNHGVKGVRQVVESVDAPLQVRHGTPDARLLTEITLAGGYTSYEGGGISYNIPYAKSVSLEKTILDWQYADRLVGLYAEHGIEINREPFGPLTGTLVPPSISHAIAIIEGMLAAEQGVKNITLGYGQCGNLIQDVAAIKSLEQLAEEYFAKHGYNDCILTTVFHQWMGGFPQDEAKAFAVISWGAAAAALSKATKVIVKTPHEALGIPTKEANAQGLRATKQAINMLLDQPFPITKEVEQEIEIIKAETRCILDKVFELGKNDYAIGTVRAFQAGVLDVPFAPSNYTLNKILPARDNTGAVRLFDTGNLPFTQDLVDFHKIKMDERAKAEGRIASFQMVIDDIYAISKGRLVGRPR; this is encoded by the coding sequence GTGGAATTAAAAAATAAAAAGTGGACGCATGCTGAATTTAATGCTGTGCGTGAAGAAGTACTTAAACAATGGCCTACCGGCGACGAAGTCAATTTTGAGGAAGCGGTAAAATATCATGAAACTATCCCGGCCAAGCGGCAGTTTGCAAAACGCTTAATAAAAGCTAAGAAAAATGGCGAAACGCTCACCCAGCCTAGAGCCGGTGTAGCTTTGATCAATGAACATATCAATTTATTGAATTTCCTTCGCACTGAAGGTGAGGCTGATCTTTTGCCGACAACTATCGACAGTTACACCCGGCAAAATCAGTATAAAGAAGCCGAGAACGGCATTGAAGAAAGTAAAAGGGCAGGGCGTTCGCTGCTAAACGGTTTTCCGGCCGTTAACCATGGGGTAAAAGGTGTCCGTCAAGTTGTAGAAAGTGTTGATGCTCCGCTGCAAGTTCGTCATGGCACCCCTGATGCCCGTTTACTTACCGAAATAACGCTGGCCGGCGGTTACACCTCATATGAGGGCGGCGGAATTTCGTATAACATTCCGTATGCAAAGAGTGTATCACTGGAAAAAACAATTCTTGACTGGCAATATGCTGACCGTCTTGTCGGTTTGTATGCTGAGCATGGTATTGAGATCAACCGTGAACCGTTCGGGCCACTGACCGGCACTCTTGTTCCGCCCAGTATTTCCCATGCTATTGCTATTATCGAAGGGATGCTTGCGGCTGAACAAGGTGTCAAAAATATAACTCTTGGTTACGGTCAATGCGGTAATTTAATTCAGGATGTTGCGGCTATCAAGTCGCTTGAGCAGCTGGCCGAAGAGTATTTTGCAAAGCATGGTTATAACGACTGTATTCTAACTACGGTCTTCCATCAGTGGATGGGCGGATTCCCGCAAGACGAGGCTAAAGCCTTTGCGGTAATTTCATGGGGAGCGGCAGCGGCAGCTCTGTCCAAAGCAACTAAAGTAATTGTCAAAACTCCGCATGAAGCACTGGGGATTCCGACGAAAGAAGCTAATGCCCAGGGTCTCAGAGCTACCAAGCAAGCAATTAACATGCTGTTGGATCAGCCCTTCCCGATTACTAAGGAAGTTGAGCAGGAAATTGAAATTATTAAAGCAGAAACGCGTTGTATTTTGGATAAAGTATTTGAACTAGGTAAGAACGACTATGCCATTGGAACTGTTAGAGCATTTCAGGCGGGCGTTCTTGATGTACCGTTTGCGCCAAGCAACTATACCCTCAACAAGATTTTACCGGCACGGGACAATACCGGCGCAGTAAGACTGTTTGATACCGGCAATCTGCCGTTCACCCAAGACCTTGTTGATTTTCATAAAATAAAAATGGATGAGCGCGCGAAAGCCGAAGGCCGCATCGCCAGTTTCCAAATGGTAATTGATGATATATATGCTATTTCAAAAGGCCGCCTTGTTGGCAGACCTAGATAA